The following are encoded in a window of Saccharothrix longispora genomic DNA:
- a CDS encoding DUF6292 family protein → MPAQREEPATRPVDPNPDHTQALTRALREYVRAVAVAVGVPADGTTFEVTDTITAYLALNQQVPEHPGRDLMLVWDERQGWSVSVETDPGESPVLLTRGGDDPVPHPEAVARLVAGSAARRAGAPAVAPRRLDRAALAERMEWRVGAWPPPDRPLRTFPLADSGGA, encoded by the coding sequence GTGCCCGCACAGCGCGAGGAACCGGCAACGCGGCCGGTCGACCCGAACCCCGATCACACCCAGGCGCTGACCCGTGCCCTGCGCGAGTACGTGCGGGCCGTGGCGGTCGCGGTGGGCGTCCCGGCGGACGGCACGACGTTCGAGGTCACCGACACGATCACCGCCTACCTGGCGTTGAACCAGCAGGTGCCCGAGCACCCCGGCCGAGACCTGATGCTGGTGTGGGACGAGCGGCAGGGCTGGTCGGTGTCCGTGGAGACCGACCCGGGCGAGTCGCCGGTCCTGCTGACCCGCGGCGGCGACGACCCGGTGCCGCACCCCGAGGCGGTCGCCCGCCTGGTGGCCGGTTCGGCGGCACGGCGGGCCGGTGCGCCGGCGGTGGCGCCGCGACGGCTGGACCGCGCGGCCCTGGCCGAGCGCATGGAGTGGCGCGTCGGCGCGTGGCCGCCCCCGGACCGTCCTCTCAGGACGTTCCCGCTCGCGGACTCGGGCGGGGCCTGA
- a CDS encoding aminoglycoside phosphotransferase family protein gives MRYPEYQGTVGIDARLARRLVDSQFPRWAGLPVRPVDLDGWDNRTFRLGDELTVRLPSGDWYALQVDKEQRWLPVLAPELPLPVPTPVARGVPGHGYPYPWSVYRWLDGRPALVAGTGDATAFATDLARFLVALRRVDSTAGPAPGEHNFHRGAPVTAYGDELSAAVEALGAEVPRDEVLTAWDEATATAWGDRPVWFHGDVALGNLLVRDGRLSAVIDFGTSGVGDPACDVVIAWTALSGGARDAFRRTLDLDAATWARGRGWALWKALVSLVAALERDGDGEGHRRVVRRVLADRA, from the coding sequence GTGCGATACCCCGAGTACCAGGGCACGGTCGGGATCGACGCGCGGCTCGCGCGGCGGTTGGTGGACAGCCAGTTCCCGAGGTGGGCCGGGCTGCCGGTGCGGCCGGTCGACCTCGACGGCTGGGACAACCGGACCTTCCGGCTCGGCGACGAGCTGACCGTGCGCCTGCCCAGCGGCGACTGGTACGCCCTGCAGGTGGACAAGGAGCAGCGCTGGCTGCCGGTGCTCGCGCCGGAACTCCCGCTGCCCGTGCCCACCCCGGTGGCGCGGGGCGTGCCGGGCCACGGCTACCCGTACCCGTGGTCCGTCTACCGGTGGCTCGACGGACGACCGGCGCTGGTGGCGGGGACGGGCGACGCCACGGCGTTCGCCACCGACCTCGCGCGGTTCCTGGTGGCGCTGCGGCGGGTCGACTCGACCGCCGGCCCCGCACCGGGCGAGCACAACTTCCACCGCGGCGCGCCGGTGACCGCGTACGGGGACGAACTGTCCGCCGCCGTCGAGGCGCTGGGCGCGGAGGTGCCCCGGGACGAGGTGCTCACGGCCTGGGACGAGGCCACCGCGACGGCCTGGGGAGACCGCCCCGTCTGGTTCCACGGCGACGTCGCCCTCGGCAACCTGCTGGTCCGCGACGGCCGGTTGAGCGCGGTCATCGACTTCGGCACGTCCGGCGTGGGTGACCCGGCGTGCGACGTGGTGATCGCCTGGACCGCGCTGTCCGGTGGCGCCCGGGACGCGTTCCGCCGCACGCTCGACCTGGACGCCGCCACGTGGGCGCGCGGGCGCGGCTGGGCGCTGTGGAAGGCGCTGGTCTCACTGGTGGCGGCGCTGGAGCGGGACGGGGACGGCGAGGGGCACCGGCGGGTCGTGCGGCGCGTGCTCGCGGACCGCGCGTGA
- a CDS encoding DUF1996 domain-containing protein has translation MTMTGGRHRISRRTKIATLGAALVVTAGSVVVLTASGGDDAASADGVDKSQFVDITTVQPNVKAVKKQRQASRGTFTVSCGRNENGHFNSDNFIAQPGVAHGAQHLHDYVGNLSTNAESTNQSLLAAGTTCRNGDKSTYFWPVLRIDKGDAEVANPVDPQAQAQQEQQKAADEQIKEEPRVQCPDVASKIDEEVPEEAQPQVDEALAQVEQVTEDAEKRLPGSTAVDAEVLGPLTEQRKQALDRLTQAVAKPGVQPVDFGALAPCAIKQPDQPSPIGDGSENSEKEDPADAQAGAHADHANELPGNLGEIQRPEKVELTFRGSPVGKVRAMPKFLRVLYGDAKVSTNGPANARASWTCTGFEDKVQLQTYVVCPEGSKVKRLHDFPSCWDGRNTDSANHRTHIVYPDPATGKCARGFKAVPQLRISLTYDIPRDVQVNGQYAVDSFPQESHNPFSDHDDFANVMNQRIMNRLVWCVNRGKTCRE, from the coding sequence ATGACGATGACCGGTGGGAGACACCGCATCTCCCGCAGGACGAAGATCGCCACGCTCGGCGCGGCGCTGGTGGTCACCGCCGGCTCCGTCGTCGTGCTCACTGCCTCGGGTGGTGACGACGCGGCGTCCGCCGACGGTGTGGACAAGTCGCAGTTCGTCGACATCACCACGGTGCAGCCCAACGTGAAGGCGGTGAAGAAGCAGCGCCAGGCGTCACGGGGCACGTTCACGGTGAGCTGCGGCCGCAACGAGAACGGCCACTTCAACAGCGACAACTTCATCGCGCAGCCCGGTGTCGCGCACGGCGCGCAGCACCTGCACGACTACGTCGGCAACCTGTCCACCAACGCCGAGTCGACCAACCAGAGCCTGCTCGCGGCGGGCACCACGTGCCGCAACGGCGACAAGTCCACCTACTTCTGGCCGGTGCTGCGCATCGACAAGGGCGACGCCGAGGTGGCGAACCCCGTCGACCCGCAGGCCCAGGCGCAGCAGGAGCAGCAGAAGGCGGCCGACGAGCAGATCAAGGAAGAGCCGCGCGTGCAGTGCCCCGACGTGGCCAGCAAGATCGACGAGGAGGTGCCCGAGGAGGCGCAGCCGCAGGTCGACGAGGCGCTCGCCCAGGTCGAGCAGGTCACCGAGGACGCCGAGAAGCGGCTGCCCGGCTCGACCGCGGTCGACGCCGAGGTGCTGGGGCCGCTGACCGAGCAGCGCAAGCAGGCGCTCGACCGCCTCACGCAGGCGGTCGCCAAACCCGGCGTGCAACCGGTGGACTTCGGCGCGCTCGCGCCGTGCGCCATCAAGCAACCCGACCAGCCCTCCCCCATCGGCGACGGCTCCGAGAACAGCGAGAAGGAGGACCCGGCCGACGCCCAGGCGGGCGCGCACGCCGACCACGCCAACGAACTGCCCGGCAACCTCGGCGAGATCCAGCGCCCGGAGAAGGTGGAGCTGACCTTCCGCGGCAGCCCCGTGGGCAAGGTCCGCGCGATGCCGAAGTTCCTGCGCGTCCTCTACGGCGACGCCAAGGTGTCCACGAACGGACCGGCGAACGCCCGCGCCTCGTGGACCTGCACCGGCTTCGAGGACAAGGTGCAGCTCCAGACGTACGTGGTCTGCCCCGAGGGCTCGAAGGTCAAGCGCCTGCACGACTTCCCGAGCTGCTGGGACGGCAGGAACACCGACAGCGCCAACCACCGCACGCACATCGTGTACCCCGACCCGGCCACCGGGAAGTGCGCGCGGGGCTTCAAGGCCGTGCCGCAGCTGCGGATCTCGCTGACCTACGACATCCCCCGCGACGTCCAGGTCAACGGCCAGTACGCGGTGGACTCGTTCCCGCAGGAGAGCCACAACCCGTTCAGCGACCACGACGACTTCGCCAACGTCATGAACCAGCGGATCATGAACCGCCTGGTGTGGTGCGTGAACCGCGGCAAGACCTGCCGGGAGTGA
- a CDS encoding poly(ethylene terephthalate) hydrolase family protein, which yields MALVLTGLSAPAQAVANPYERGPAPTTASVEAARGPFATATTTVSRSSVSGFGGGTIYYPTSTAEGTFGAVAISPGFTASQSSVSWFGPRLASQGFVVITIDTLSTLDQPDSRGAQLLAALDYLTRTSSVRTRVDATRLSVMGHSMGGGGSLAASRTRPALQAAIPLTPWHGTKSWSTVRVPTMIIGAESDSVAPVSSHSEPFYTSLTSAPDKAYLELNSASHSAPTSANTTVAKYSISWLKRFVDNDTRYDQFLCPAPGRSTLIEEYRDTCPHS from the coding sequence ATGGCCCTGGTCCTGACCGGTCTCTCGGCACCGGCCCAGGCCGTCGCCAACCCCTACGAGCGCGGTCCGGCACCCACCACGGCGAGCGTCGAGGCCGCCCGCGGCCCGTTCGCCACGGCGACCACCACCGTCTCCCGCTCCTCGGTGAGCGGGTTCGGCGGCGGCACGATCTACTACCCGACCAGCACGGCCGAGGGCACGTTCGGCGCGGTCGCCATCTCCCCCGGTTTCACCGCGTCCCAGTCGAGCGTGTCGTGGTTCGGTCCGCGCCTGGCGTCCCAGGGCTTCGTGGTGATCACCATCGACACCCTGTCGACGCTGGACCAGCCCGACAGCCGCGGCGCGCAGCTGCTGGCGGCGCTGGACTACCTGACCCGGACCAGCTCGGTGCGCACCCGCGTCGACGCCACCCGGTTGTCGGTGATGGGGCACTCGATGGGCGGCGGCGGTTCCCTGGCCGCGAGCCGCACCCGGCCGGCGTTGCAGGCCGCGATCCCGCTGACCCCGTGGCACGGCACGAAGTCCTGGTCCACGGTCCGCGTGCCCACCATGATCATCGGCGCGGAGAGCGACAGCGTGGCCCCGGTCTCGTCCCACTCGGAGCCGTTCTACACCAGCCTCACCTCCGCGCCGGACAAGGCGTACCTGGAGCTGAACAGCGCGAGCCACTCGGCCCCGACGTCGGCGAACACGACCGTGGCGAAGTACAGCATCTCCTGGCTCAAGCGCTTCGTCGACAACGACACCCGCTATGACCAGTTCCTGTGCCCGGCACCGGGCCGCAGCACCCTGATCGAGGAGTACCGCGACACCTGTCCCCACTCCTGA
- a CDS encoding helix-turn-helix transcriptional regulator yields the protein MLRGRDRQRVAVDAVLARARAGRGGVLVLHGEAGSGRTSLLRAARHAAADFTPDSRRTLLCVDDAHRLDLDWLLDALPELEDEPVAVLVTADRPLPGLPGVEVDPLDHATSVRVLRDLLPGLPGELADDVARTACGNPLALVELARSLTSAQLGGAEPPPDVLPPGSTSRARLRARFDALTPDARRALGLVLVDDELDVDTLVRLPGLPVAAVQEAAALMDPRPLVRSTLVAELPLAERYGAHAALAESLPDGPRRTWHRAVLAAGPRDGQADVLAEAAARARDRGDFAAAARDHQRAATLTTAPDLRARRLLSAAADHWRRGLPHRARTILREAVPLSDHAEPRALADLVRGGIEIGNGLPDVAARRLLRAAGELVGANRGLAVTALGFAGEAAAVAGDHVLHTEIAGLAVTWRTADEPAESRLTLDHLIGTAASYAGRHDEALPALRSVVELAEHLPDAKSKIWGGHAAYVLGDAAKAHALADRGVTAARESGLTTLVPWALTYRALAALMVDQHELALTAAFEGVHAATAAGQHNAVADHLMVLALLAALRGDADTALHRIDAAADQVRQRGLGRSGTIGAWASTCVDLTRDRPADALRRMRTASVRGVHAGIRALAAPDIVEAAVRSGHPDTADRALHRYEKWAHSTGTASRVALSHRCRALISDGPGADEHFTEAIRLHQVGGTPLELAKTELFYANRLRRNRKPRQARELLHDAVHHFEHYEADHWADRARAELRATGEPAEGPTGSRVADLTPQQRQIAHLVAEGATNREVAERLFLSRRTVEHHLRNIFTRLDIRSRVELVKFLD from the coding sequence ATGCTGCGCGGACGCGACCGGCAGCGCGTCGCCGTGGACGCGGTGCTCGCCCGCGCCCGCGCCGGCCGGGGCGGCGTGCTGGTGCTGCACGGCGAGGCCGGGTCCGGCCGGACGTCGCTGCTGCGCGCGGCGCGGCACGCGGCGGCGGACTTCACGCCCGACTCGCGGCGCACCCTGCTGTGCGTGGACGACGCGCACCGCCTCGACCTGGACTGGCTGCTCGACGCGCTCCCGGAGCTGGAGGACGAGCCGGTCGCGGTGCTCGTCACCGCCGACCGCCCGCTGCCCGGCCTGCCCGGCGTGGAGGTCGACCCGCTGGACCACGCCACCAGCGTCCGGGTGCTGCGCGACCTGCTCCCCGGCCTGCCAGGGGAGCTGGCGGACGACGTGGCCCGCACGGCGTGCGGCAACCCGCTGGCGCTGGTCGAGCTGGCCAGGTCGCTGACCAGCGCCCAGCTCGGCGGCGCCGAGCCGCCACCGGACGTGCTGCCGCCGGGCAGCACCTCGCGGGCCAGGCTGCGCGCCCGCTTCGACGCCCTCACCCCCGACGCCCGGCGCGCGCTGGGCCTGGTGCTGGTGGACGACGAGCTGGACGTGGACACCCTCGTGCGGCTGCCCGGCCTGCCCGTCGCGGCGGTGCAGGAGGCCGCGGCGCTGATGGACCCGCGCCCGCTCGTGCGGTCCACGCTGGTCGCCGAACTCCCGCTGGCCGAGCGCTACGGGGCGCACGCCGCGCTCGCCGAGTCCCTGCCCGACGGTCCGCGCCGGACGTGGCACCGCGCGGTGCTCGCGGCGGGGCCGCGGGACGGGCAGGCCGACGTGCTGGCCGAGGCCGCCGCGCGGGCCCGCGACCGGGGCGACTTCGCCGCCGCCGCCCGCGACCACCAGCGCGCCGCCACCCTGACCACGGCGCCGGACCTCCGCGCCCGCCGCCTGCTGTCCGCGGCGGCCGACCACTGGCGGCGCGGCCTGCCGCACCGCGCCCGGACGATCCTGCGCGAGGCGGTGCCACTGTCCGACCACGCCGAGCCGCGCGCGCTGGCCGACCTGGTGCGCGGCGGCATCGAGATCGGCAACGGGCTGCCCGACGTGGCCGCGCGCCGGTTGCTTCGCGCCGCCGGCGAACTGGTCGGCGCGAACCGGGGCCTCGCCGTCACCGCCCTGGGTTTCGCGGGCGAGGCCGCGGCCGTCGCGGGCGACCACGTGCTGCACACCGAGATCGCCGGCCTGGCCGTCACCTGGCGCACCGCCGACGAACCCGCCGAGTCCCGGCTCACGCTCGACCACCTGATCGGCACCGCCGCCAGCTACGCCGGGCGGCACGACGAGGCGCTGCCCGCGCTGCGCTCGGTCGTGGAGCTGGCCGAGCACCTGCCCGACGCGAAGTCCAAGATCTGGGGCGGGCACGCGGCCTACGTGCTCGGCGACGCGGCGAAGGCGCACGCGCTGGCCGACCGGGGCGTCACGGCGGCCCGCGAGAGCGGCCTGACCACCCTCGTGCCGTGGGCGCTGACCTACCGCGCGCTGGCCGCGCTCATGGTGGACCAGCACGAACTCGCGCTGACCGCCGCGTTCGAGGGCGTGCACGCCGCGACCGCCGCCGGGCAGCACAACGCCGTCGCCGACCACCTGATGGTGCTCGCCCTGCTCGCCGCCCTGCGCGGTGACGCCGACACCGCCCTGCACCGCATCGACGCCGCCGCCGACCAGGTCCGCCAACGCGGCCTGGGCCGGTCCGGCACCATCGGGGCGTGGGCGTCCACGTGCGTCGACCTGACCCGCGACCGCCCGGCCGACGCGCTGCGCCGCATGCGGACGGCGTCCGTGCGGGGCGTGCACGCGGGCATCCGCGCCCTGGCCGCGCCGGACATCGTGGAGGCCGCCGTCCGCAGCGGCCACCCCGACACCGCGGACCGCGCCCTGCACCGCTACGAGAAGTGGGCGCACAGCACGGGCACCGCGTCCCGGGTGGCCCTCTCGCACCGCTGCCGCGCGCTGATCTCCGACGGTCCCGGCGCCGACGAGCACTTCACCGAGGCGATCCGGCTGCACCAGGTCGGCGGCACCCCGCTGGAACTGGCCAAGACCGAGCTGTTCTACGCCAACCGCCTGCGCCGCAACCGCAAACCGCGCCAGGCGCGCGAACTCCTGCACGACGCCGTCCACCACTTCGAGCACTACGAGGCCGACCACTGGGCCGACCGCGCACGAGCCGAACTCCGCGCCACCGGCGAACCGGCCGAGGGCCCCACCGGCTCCCGGGTGGCCGACCTGACCCCGCAGCAGCGCCAGATCGCCCACCTGGTGGCCGAGGGCGCCACGAACCGCGAGGTGGCCGAACGCCTGTTCCTCAGCAGGCGCACCGTCGAGCACCACCTGCGCAACATCTTCACCCGCCTGGACATCCGGTCCCGGGTGGAGCTGGTCAAGTTCCTGGACTGA
- a CDS encoding sensor histidine kinase, with translation MTRAHRFSLRWRVAVVLGVGSLLLTSVLALVVWNLASGYMLRQREQSAVRQAEVNVRLVDESLRTGSEGLDELLKGLTAGPDTTILLFRPGQVLTGGRQVDPAVLPRELLDLGRAGVPAGQRLIVGDMPVYAVTLPITNADGVYVEVAPMLQLDRTFRFLSAVLVAATVASGLLGVALGSWAGRRALRPLTQLTNAASRIAGGDLKARLPAQTDPDLTPLAATFNSTADALEQRVLRDARFAGDVSHELRSPLTTMVNASEVLRRRRADIPGTAGRAVDLLTSEVDRFARMVVDLLEISRADQEDDPTLEAIDLGSLVVNVLAARQGPPVPLELASPSPHVLGDRRRLDRVVSNLVDNAERHAGGAVRVAVLRRGGLAVLEVDDTGPGVAPDARTRIFERFDRGTRAGSRGADTGSGLGLALVAQHVQRHGGTVHVVERPGGGARFVVEIPEAER, from the coding sequence GTGACCCGGGCGCACCGGTTCTCGCTGCGGTGGCGGGTCGCGGTGGTGCTGGGCGTCGGGTCGCTGCTGCTGACGAGCGTGCTGGCGCTGGTCGTGTGGAACCTGGCGTCCGGGTACATGCTGCGGCAGCGCGAGCAGAGCGCGGTGCGCCAGGCCGAGGTGAACGTGCGGCTGGTCGACGAGTCGCTGCGGACCGGGTCGGAGGGGCTGGACGAGCTGCTCAAGGGCCTCACCGCCGGTCCGGACACGACGATCCTGCTGTTCCGGCCGGGCCAGGTGCTCACCGGGGGCCGGCAGGTCGACCCGGCGGTGCTGCCGCGCGAGCTGCTGGACCTGGGGCGCGCGGGGGTGCCCGCCGGGCAGCGGCTGATCGTGGGCGACATGCCGGTGTACGCGGTGACGCTGCCGATCACGAACGCCGATGGCGTGTACGTGGAGGTCGCGCCGATGCTGCAGCTCGACCGGACGTTCCGCTTCCTCAGCGCGGTGCTGGTCGCGGCGACCGTGGCGAGCGGCCTGCTGGGCGTGGCGCTCGGGTCGTGGGCGGGTCGGCGGGCGCTGCGGCCGTTGACGCAGCTGACGAACGCCGCGTCGCGGATCGCGGGCGGCGACCTCAAGGCGCGGTTGCCGGCGCAGACGGACCCGGACCTGACGCCGTTGGCGGCGACGTTCAACTCGACGGCGGACGCGCTGGAGCAGCGGGTGCTGCGGGACGCGCGGTTCGCGGGCGACGTCAGCCACGAGCTGCGCTCGCCGTTGACGACGATGGTGAACGCGTCCGAGGTGCTGCGCCGCAGGCGGGCCGACATCCCGGGCACGGCGGGCCGTGCGGTGGACCTGCTGACGTCCGAGGTGGACCGGTTCGCGCGGATGGTGGTGGACCTGCTGGAGATCTCGCGGGCCGACCAGGAGGACGACCCGACGCTGGAGGCGATCGACCTGGGGTCGCTGGTGGTGAACGTGCTGGCGGCCCGGCAGGGCCCGCCGGTGCCGCTGGAGCTGGCCTCGCCCTCGCCGCACGTGCTGGGCGACCGCCGCCGGCTCGACCGGGTGGTGAGCAACCTGGTGGACAACGCCGAGCGGCACGCGGGCGGCGCGGTGCGGGTGGCCGTGCTGCGGCGCGGAGGGCTGGCCGTGCTGGAGGTCGACGACACGGGGCCGGGCGTGGCGCCGGACGCGCGGACGCGGATCTTCGAGCGGTTCGACCGCGGCACGCGGGCGGGGTCGCGGGGGGCGGACACCGGCAGCGGCCTCGGGCTGGCGCTGGTGGCGCAGCACGTGCAGCGGCACGGCGGCACCGTGCACGTGGTCGAGCGGCCGGGTGGCGGCGCGCGGTTCGTGGTGGAGATCCCGGAGGCCGAGCGGTGA
- a CDS encoding response regulator transcription factor, with translation MDFSVLLVEDDEHIRQALGLALGDEGFEVREAVSGEEALVLLDDGEPDVVLLDLVLPGVDGLEVCRTLRARGDLPIIVVTARADAADVIAGLEAGADDYVTKPLVASVLAARIRALLRRRGPGRQDEVLRAGDLEVRPDVGSVHRAGVEVHLTRTEFRLLVELATAAGRIVTREQLLQRVWGYDYFGDTRLLDVHVRRLRRKVEHNPDEPALVVTVRGAGYRLDVEG, from the coding sequence ATGGACTTCTCGGTTCTGCTGGTCGAGGACGACGAGCACATCAGGCAGGCGTTGGGACTCGCCCTCGGCGACGAGGGCTTCGAGGTGCGGGAGGCGGTGTCGGGCGAGGAGGCGCTGGTCCTGCTCGACGACGGGGAACCCGACGTGGTGCTGCTCGACCTGGTGCTGCCCGGCGTGGACGGCCTGGAGGTGTGCCGCACGCTGCGGGCGCGCGGCGACCTGCCGATCATCGTGGTCACGGCGCGCGCGGACGCCGCCGACGTGATCGCGGGCCTGGAGGCGGGCGCGGACGACTACGTGACCAAACCGCTGGTGGCGAGCGTGCTGGCCGCGCGCATCCGCGCCCTGCTGCGGCGGCGCGGTCCCGGGCGGCAGGACGAGGTGCTGCGCGCGGGCGACCTGGAGGTCCGGCCGGACGTCGGCTCGGTGCACCGGGCGGGCGTCGAGGTGCACCTGACGCGCACCGAGTTCCGGCTGCTGGTGGAGCTGGCCACGGCGGCGGGGCGGATCGTGACCCGCGAGCAGCTGCTCCAGCGCGTGTGGGGCTACGACTACTTCGGCGACACGCGGCTGCTGGACGTGCACGTCCGCCGGCTGCGGCGCAAGGTCGAGCACAACCCCGACGAGCCGGCGCTGGTCGTGACCGTGCGCGGCGCCGGGTACCGGTTGGACGTGGAGGGGTGA
- a CDS encoding amidohydrolase family protein, translating into MVIRVRGWALPHGEHVDLYADGDRWTTDPVPGVAPVAEGWLVPGLVDAHTHPGAEAPGEALDDELLRAHLRQHVRAGVAVIRSPGLAGEPPPWFGTDPDVPRAWHAGPWLVQHGQFFDGWGRRVEHAELPAVAAAQAARTGWAKVVADWGVDDAPVPADVLTAVVEAVRAVGGRLAVHTQHAAGGAAAVVAGVDSVEHGMCLDPDLLHDMAARGTALTPTLSAITSTLATVVDKPEGPRKRWYVDGATAHAPLTAAAAEAGVLVLAGTDSAPHGRVADEVLALAAAGVHPHTALAAASWAARAYLGLPGLEPGAPADAAVYAEDPRTDLRALSHPEAVILRGRLVHRS; encoded by the coding sequence ATGGTGATCAGGGTCCGCGGGTGGGCGCTCCCGCACGGCGAGCACGTCGACCTCTACGCGGACGGCGACCGGTGGACGACCGACCCGGTGCCGGGGGTGGCGCCGGTGGCCGAGGGATGGCTCGTGCCCGGACTGGTCGACGCGCACACCCACCCCGGCGCGGAGGCGCCCGGTGAGGCGCTCGACGACGAGCTGCTGCGCGCGCACCTGCGGCAGCACGTGCGGGCCGGGGTGGCGGTGATCCGCTCACCGGGGCTCGCGGGCGAGCCGCCGCCGTGGTTCGGCACCGATCCCGACGTGCCGCGCGCCTGGCACGCCGGTCCGTGGCTGGTGCAGCACGGGCAGTTCTTCGACGGGTGGGGGCGGCGGGTGGAGCACGCCGAGCTGCCCGCGGTCGCCGCCGCGCAGGCCGCGCGCACCGGGTGGGCGAAGGTCGTGGCGGACTGGGGCGTGGACGACGCCCCCGTGCCCGCCGACGTGCTGACGGCCGTCGTGGAGGCGGTGCGCGCGGTGGGTGGGCGGCTCGCCGTGCACACCCAGCACGCGGCGGGAGGTGCGGCGGCGGTGGTGGCGGGCGTCGACTCCGTGGAGCACGGCATGTGCCTGGACCCCGACCTGCTGCACGACATGGCGGCGCGCGGCACCGCGCTCACCCCGACCCTCTCGGCCATCACCTCGACCCTGGCCACCGTCGTCGACAAGCCGGAGGGCCCGCGCAAGCGCTGGTACGTGGACGGCGCGACCGCCCACGCCCCTCTGACCGCCGCGGCCGCCGAGGCGGGCGTCCTGGTCCTGGCCGGGACGGACTCCGCACCGCACGGCCGGGTGGCGGACGAAGTCCTGGCCCTGGCCGCGGCCGGCGTGCACCCCCACACCGCCCTGGCCGCCGCCTCCTGGGCAGCCCGCGCCTACCTGGGGCTGCCCGGCCTGGAACCGGGCGCTCCCGCCGACGCCGCCGTCTACGCCGAGGACCCGCGCACAGACCTCCGCGCCCTGTCCCACCCCGAAGCCGTGATCCTCAGGGGCCGCCTGGTCCACCGCTCCTGA
- a CDS encoding MmcQ/YjbR family DNA-binding protein, with protein MAVRADEFFRVVDALVEVGRSTGDQYTTFTVRGKRFGYYWPRTDTVGLKQTLSEQRALVAERPDVFEEQFTAGGFGWVVVRLDGVDPVELSELVFEAWRLSAPEDLLAEAPDWATHPPNVELTAPGRTTRAT; from the coding sequence GTGGCTGTGCGTGCTGATGAGTTCTTCCGCGTCGTGGACGCGCTCGTCGAGGTGGGGCGGTCGACGGGCGACCAGTACACGACGTTCACCGTGCGCGGCAAGCGGTTCGGCTACTACTGGCCGCGCACGGACACCGTGGGTCTCAAGCAGACGCTGTCCGAGCAGCGGGCCCTGGTCGCCGAGCGGCCGGACGTGTTCGAGGAGCAGTTCACGGCGGGTGGGTTCGGCTGGGTCGTGGTGCGCCTGGACGGCGTGGACCCGGTCGAGCTGTCCGAGCTGGTCTTCGAGGCGTGGCGCCTGTCCGCCCCGGAGGACCTGCTGGCCGAAGCCCCCGACTGGGCCACCCACCCCCCGAACGTAGAACTCACCGCCCCCGGACGTACGACTCGCGCGACCTGA
- a CDS encoding VanZ family protein: protein MSVRASEAVIAVVLFALLLPVAVLPWVHRQYRLHGRLRGWSAFVAAAGAFYGCGLVAFTLFPLPVVTPGFCDGRPLRAYWQLRPLASLDDIAAVGYAPTSPQFLQVALNVALFVPLGFLLAHRFRRGPVTAAAIGFAVSLCVEVVQGTAVFGLYPCPYRIADVDDLITNTAGTVLGWVLARTAGRSLPPAVPDPVADTGPPGLPRRAAAFLGDLLTLALLQFGARLVLVLAEGGTPGAWADRAVGVLVPLVPVLAVPLLRADRATPGQVAFHLALVDARTGGRAPACAAVLRFLVWWLPVLLLVQAGYGGHVVLAAGLVGLAARVRADRRSPLGLLSGTRTTTRAASAGAVRTAADR from the coding sequence GTGTCGGTGCGGGCGAGCGAGGCGGTCATCGCGGTGGTGCTGTTCGCGCTGCTGCTGCCGGTCGCCGTGCTGCCGTGGGTGCACCGCCAGTACCGGCTGCACGGGCGGTTGCGCGGGTGGTCGGCGTTCGTCGCGGCGGCGGGCGCGTTCTACGGCTGTGGGCTGGTGGCGTTCACGCTGTTCCCGCTCCCGGTGGTGACGCCGGGCTTCTGCGACGGACGCCCGCTGCGGGCGTACTGGCAGCTCCGCCCCCTCGCGTCGCTGGACGACATCGCCGCGGTCGGCTACGCCCCGACCAGCCCGCAGTTCCTCCAGGTGGCGCTGAACGTCGCGCTGTTCGTGCCGCTGGGGTTCCTGCTCGCCCACCGGTTCCGCCGGGGCCCGGTGACGGCCGCCGCGATCGGCTTCGCGGTGTCGCTGTGCGTGGAGGTCGTCCAGGGGACGGCGGTGTTCGGGCTCTACCCGTGCCCCTACCGGATCGCCGACGTGGACGACCTGATCACGAACACGGCGGGCACCGTGCTCGGCTGGGTGCTCGCCCGCACCGCGGGCCGGTCGCTGCCGCCCGCCGTGCCCGACCCGGTGGCGGACACCGGGCCGCCGGGCCTGCCGCGCCGGGCGGCCGCGTTCCTCGGCGACCTGCTGACCCTGGCGCTGCTCCAGTTCGGCGCCCGGCTGGTGCTGGTGCTCGCGGAAGGAGGGACACCGGGCGCGTGGGCCGACCGGGCGGTGGGCGTGCTGGTGCCGCTGGTGCCGGTCCTCGCGGTGCCGCTGCTGCGCGCGGACCGCGCCACGCCCGGCCAGGTCGCGTTCCACCTCGCGCTGGTCGACGCCCGCACCGGGGGCCGTGCGCCGGCCTGTGCCGCGGTGCTGCGGTTCCTGGTGTGGTGGTTGCCGGTGCTGCTGCTGGTCCAGGCCGGTTACGGCGGGCACGTCGTCCTGGCGGCCGGGCTGGTCGGCCTCGCCGCGCGTGTCCGCGCCGACCGGCGCAGCCCGCTCGGCCTGCTGTCGGGCACGCGCACCACCACCCGGGCCGCGAGCGCGGGCGCCGTGCGCACCGCCGCGGACCGGTAG